Proteins encoded within one genomic window of Panicum virgatum strain AP13 chromosome 1N, P.virgatum_v5, whole genome shotgun sequence:
- the LOC120656835 gene encoding probable protein phosphatase 2C 25 — MWSWLTKIAACLGPVRRHARTRKDEDGSDNGRGGVADDLLWSRDIGRHAAGEFSFAVAQANETLEDHSQVETGAAATFVGVYDGHGGAEASRFISDHLFAHLIRLAQENGTISEDVVRSAFSATEEGFLTLVRRTRFIKPLIAAVGSCCLVGVIWRGTLYVANLGDSRAVVGSLGRSNKIVAEPLTIDHNASVEEVRQELISRHPDDSQIVVLKHGVWRIKGIIQVSRTIGDAYLKRREFALDPSITRFRLPEPLRRPVLTSEPSICTRALHPQDKFIIFATDGLWEHLTNQQAVEIVYNNPRRGIAKRLVRAALKQAAQKREMRYDDLKKVEKGVRRFFHDDITVVVVYIDHGLLQHRDASVPELSVRGFVDSVGPSRFSDVTAIS; from the exons ATGTGGTCGTGGCTGACGAAGATTGCCGCGTGCTTGGGCCCGGTCCGGAGGCACGCGCGTACGAGGAAGGATGAGGACGGCAGCGAcaatggccgcggcggcgtcgccgacgACCTGCTCTGGTCGCGGGACATTGGGCGCCACGCGGCCGGTGAGTTCTCGTTCGCCGTCGCGCAGGCTAACGAGACGTTGGAGGACCATAGCCAGGTGGAGACAGGCGCTGCCGCGACCTTCGTCGGCGTCTAcgacggccacggcggcgccgaggcctcCCGCTTTATATCTGACCACCTCTTCGCGCACCTTATCC GGCTTGCTCAAGAAAATGGAACAATATCTGAGGACGTTGTTCGGAGTGCATTTTCTGCTACTGAGGAAGGTTTCTTGACACTTGTGCGGAGAACACGTTTCATAAAGCCTTTGATTGCAGCAGTTGGATCCTGCTGTCTCGTTGGTGTCATATGGAGAGGGACGCTGTATGTTGCTAATCTAGGTGATTCCAGGGCTGTAGTTGGCAGTTTAGGTAGATCAAACAAGATTGTTGCTGAGCCACTCACAATAGATCATAATGCAAGTGTGGAGGAAGTGAGGCAGGAACTTATATCACGCCATCCAGATGATTCTCAGATTGTTGTTCTCAAGCATGGTGTTTGGCGCATTAAGGGCATAATTCAG GTTTCAAGGACAATTGGGGATGCTTATTTGAAGAGGCGGGAATTCGCTCTTGATCCCTCCATTACTCGTTTCCGCCTTCCTGAGCCTCTCCGCCGGCCTGTTCTTACATCAGAGCCTTCTATATGTACAAGAGCGCTTCATCCACaagataaatttattatttttgcaACTGATGGTCTTTGGGAGCACCTGACAAATCAGCAAGCCGTTGAAATTGTCTACAACAATCCACGAAGA GGAATTGCAAAGAGACTAGTAAGAGCAGCATTGAAACAAGCTGCACAGAAGAGGGAAATGAGATATGACGATCTGAAGAAAGTTGAAAAGGGAGTGCGCCGCTTCTTCCATGATGACATTACAGTAGTTGTTGTCTACATTGATCATGGACTACTGCAACACAGGGATGCTTCTGTGCCAGAACTCTCAGTCCGTGGGTTTGTGGATTCAGTTGGCCCCTCGAGGTTTTCAGATGTAACTGCCATATCCTGA